One window from the genome of Saimiri boliviensis isolate mSaiBol1 chromosome 2, mSaiBol1.pri, whole genome shotgun sequence encodes:
- the PKN3 gene encoding serine/threonine-protein kinase N3 isoform X4 — MARIPRNVGSEGAAGARGLGLGVRGAGAVRTGGGAGLPGPGGPAGLGRGRPIPRLRRHFPGSFKFESPGGGAAASGTGVAERRAWSGRSGAMEEGAPRQPGPSQWPPEDEKEVIRRAIQKELKIKEGVENLRRVATDRRHLGHVQQLLRSSNRRLEQLHGELRELHARILLPGPGPGLAEPVASGTRPWAEQLRARHLEALQRQLQVELKVKQGAENMTHTCASGTPKERKLLAAAQQMLRDSQLKVALLRMKISSLEASGSPEPGPELLADELQHRLHVEAAVAEGAKNVVKLLGSRRTQDRKALAEAQAQLQESSQKLDLLRLALEQLLERLPPTHPLRSRVARELRTAVPGYPQPSGTPVKPTALTGTLQVRLLGCEQLLTTVPGRSPVAALAGSPSEGWLRTRAKQQRGRGELASEVLAVLKVDNRVVGQTSWGQVAEQSWNQTFVIPLERARELEIGVHWRDWRQLCGVAFLRLEDFLDNACHQLSLSLVPQGLLFAQVTFCDPVIERRPRLRRQKRIFSKRRGQDFLRASQMNLSMAAWGRLVMNLLPPCSSPSTISPPKGCPRTPATPREASDPPTPSNFLPKKTPLGEEMMPPPKPPRLYLPQEPTSEETPRTKRPHMEPRTRRGPSSPASSTRKPPRLQDFRCLAVLGRGHFGKVLLVQFKGTGKYYAIKALKKQEVLGRDEIDSLYCEKRILEAVGRTGHPFLLSLLACFQTSSHACFVTEFVPGGDLMMQIHEDVFPEPQARFYLACVVLGLQFLHEKKIIYRDLKLDNLLLDAQGFLKIADFGLCKEGIGFGDRTSTFCGTPEFLAPEVLTQEAYTRAVDWWGLGVLLYEMLVGECPFPGDTEEEVFDCIVNTDAPYPGFLSVQGLELIQKLLQKCPEKRLGADHQLAGPACPHRPAPLRAHPLWPCGPALL, encoded by the exons ATGGCCAGAATCCCGCGGAATGTTGGATCAGAGGGAGCCGCTGGGGCGCGGGGCCTCGGGCTTGGGGTCCGGGGCGCTGGAGCGGTGCGGACGGGAGGCGGCGCTGGTCTCCCGGGTCCGGGCGGGCCAGCGGGTCTCGGGAGGGGGCGCCCGATCCCGCGTCTCCGGCGCCACTTCCCGGGAAGTTTCAAGTTTGAAAGTCCTGGCGGAGGGGCCGCGGCTTCCGGGACTGGAGTGGCGGAGAGGAGGGCCTGGAGCGGCCGGAGCGGCGCCATGGAGGAGGGGGCGCCGCGGCAG CCTGGACCGAGCCAGTGGCCCCCAGAGGATGAGAAGGAGGTGATCCGCCGGGCCATCCAGAAGGAGCTGAAGATCAAGGAGGGGGTGGAGAACCTGCGGCGCGTGGCCACAGACCGCCGCCACCTGGGCCACGTGCAGCAGCTGCTGCGGTCCTCCAACCGCCGCCTGGAGCAGCTGCATGGGGAGCTTCGGGAGCTGCACGCCCGAATCCTGCTGCCTGGCCCCGGGCCTGGCCTGGCTG AGCCTGTGGCCTCGGGAACCCGGCCGTGGGCAGAGCAGCTCAGGGCTCGACACCTGGAGGCCCTCCAGAGGCAGCTGCAGGTGGAGCTGAAGGTGAAGCAGGGGGCTGAGAACATGACCCACACATGCGCCAGTGGCACCCCCAAG GAGAGGAAGCTCCTGGCAGCCGCCCAGCAGATGCTACGAGATAGCCAGCTGAAGGTGGCCCTGCTTCGGATGAAGATCAGCAGCCTGGAGGCCAGTGGGTCCCCAGAGCCAG GGCCTGAGCTGCTGGCGGACGAGCTACAGCATCGACTGCATGTTGAGGCAGCCGTGGCCGAGGGCGCCAAGAACGTGGTGAAACTGCTCGGTAGCCGGAGAACGCAGGACCGCAAGGCGCTGGCTGAG GCTCAGGCCCAGCTCCAGGAGTCCTCCCAGAAACTGGACCTCCTGCGGCTGGCCTTGGAGCAGCTGCTGGAGCGACTGCCTCCCACCCACCCTTTGCGCAGCAGAGTGGCCCGAGAGCTGCGGACTGCGGTCCCTGGATACCCCCAGCCTTCAGGGACACCTGTGAAGCCCACTGCCCTGACAG gGACGTTGCAGGTTCGTCTCCTAGGCTGTGAACAGTTGCTGACCACCGTGCCTGGACGCTCCCCGGTGGCCGCGCTGGCTGGCAGCCCTTCCGAGGGCTGGCTTCGGACCAGGGCCAAGCAGCAGCGAGGCCGAGGCGAGCTTGCCA GCGAGGTGCTGGCCGTGCTAAAGGTGGACAACCGCGTTGTGGGCCAGACGAGTTGGGGGCAGGTGGCTGAACAGTCCTGGAACCAGACCTTCGTCATCCCACTGGAGCGA GCCCGTGAGCTGGAGATTGGGGTGCATTGGCGGGACTGGCGGCAGCTCTGTGGCGTGGCCTTCCTGAGACTTGAGGACTTCCTGGACAATGCCTGTCACCAACTGTCCCTCAGCCTGGTACCGCAGGGGCTGCTTTTTGCCCAG GTGACCTTCTGCGATCCTGTCATTGAGAGGCGGCCCCGGCTGCGGAGGCAGAAACGCATCTTCTCTAAACGCAGAG GCCAGGACTTCCTAAGGGCTTCGCAGATGAACCTCAGCATGGCAGCCTGGGGGCGTCTCGTCATGAACCTACTGCCCCCTTGCAGCTCCCCGAGCACCATCAGCCCTCCCAAAGGGTGCCCTCGGACCCCGGCAACACCTCGAGAGGCCTctgaccctcccacccccag TAATTTCCTGCCCAAGAAGACCCCCTTGGGCGAAGAGATGATGCCCCCACCCAAGCCTCCACGCCTCTACCTCCCCCAGGAGCCAACATCCGAGGAGACTCCG CGCACCAAACGCCCCCATATGGAGCCTAGGACTCGGCGTGGGCCGTCTTCGCCAGCCTCCTCCACCAG GAAACCGCCTCGGCTTCAGGACTTCCGCTGCTTGGCTGTGCTGGGCCGGGGACACTTTGGGAAG GTCCTCCTGGTCCAGTTCAAGGGGACGGGGAAATACTACGCCATCAAAGCGCTGAAGAAGCAGGAGGTGCTCGGCCGGGACGAGATAGACAG CCTGTACTGCGAGAAGCGGATCCTGGAGGCTGTGGGTCGCACAGGGCACCCCTTCCTGCTCTCCCTCCTTGCGTGCTTCCAGACCTCCAGCCATGCCTGCTTCGTGACTGAGTTTGTGCCCGGTGGTGACCTCATGATGCAGATCCACGAGGATGTCTTCCCGGAGCCCCAGGCCCG CTTCTACCTGGCTTGTGTTGTCCTGGGGCTGCAGTTCTTACATGAGAAGAAGATCATTTACAG GGATCTGAAGTTGGATAATCTTCTGCTGGACGCTCAGGGATTTCTGAAGATCGCAGACTTTGGACTCTGCAAGGAAG GGATTGGCTTTGGGGACCGGACTAGCACCTTCTGTGGCACCCCGGAGTTCCTGGCTCCCGAGGTGCTGACACAGGAGGCGTATACTCGGGCTGTGGACTGGTGGGGGCTGGGCGTGCTGCTCTATGAGATGCTGGTGGGCGAG TGCCCGTTCCCAGGGGACACCGAGGAGGAGGTGTTTGATTGCATCGTGAACACGGATGCCCCCTACCCTGGCTTTCTGTCAGTGCAAGGGCTTGAGCTCATTCAGAAG CTCCTCCAGAAGTGCCCGGAGAAGCGCCTCGGGG CAGACCATCA
- the PKN3 gene encoding serine/threonine-protein kinase N3 isoform X2, which produces MARIPRNVGSEGAAGARGLGLGVRGAGAVRTGGGAGLPGPGGPAGLGRGRPIPRLRRHFPGSFKFESPGGGAAASGTGVAERRAWSGRSGAMEEGAPRQPGPSQWPPEDEKEVIRRAIQKELKIKEGVENLRRVATDRRHLGHVQQLLRSSNRRLEQLHGELRELHARILLPGPGPGLAEPVASGTRPWAEQLRARHLEALQRQLQVELKVKQGAENMTHTCASGTPKERKLLAAAQQMLRDSQLKVALLRMKISSLEASGSPEPGPELLADELQHRLHVEAAVAEGAKNVVKLLGSRRTQDRKALAEAQAQLQESSQKLDLLRLALEQLLERLPPTHPLRSRVARELRTAVPGYPQPSGTPVKPTALTGTLQVRLLGCEQLLTTVPGRSPVAALAGSPSEGWLRTRAKQQRGRGELASEVLAVLKVDNRVVGQTSWGQVAEQSWNQTFVIPLERARELEIGVHWRDWRQLCGVAFLRLEDFLDNACHQLSLSLVPQGLLFAQVTFCDPVIERRPRLRRQKRIFSKRRGQDFLRASQMNLSMAAWGRLVMNLLPPCSSPSTISPPKGCPRTPATPREASDPPTPSNFLPKKTPLGEEMMPPPKPPRLYLPQEPTSEETPRTKRPHMEPRTRRGPSSPASSTRKPPRLQDFRCLAVLGRGHFGKVLLVQFKGTGKYYAIKALKKQEVLGRDEIDSLYCEKRILEAVGRTGHPFLLSLLACFQTSSHACFVTEFVPGGDLMMQIHEDVFPEPQARFYLACVVLGLQFLHEKKIIYRDLKLDNLLLDAQGFLKIADFGLCKEGIGFGDRTSTFCGTPEFLAPEVLTQEAYTRAVDWWGLGVLLYEMLVGECPFPGDTEEEVFDCIVNTDAPYPGFLSVQGLELIQKLLQKCPEKRLGAGEQDAEEIKVQPFFRTINWQALLARTVRPPFVPTLYGPADLRYFEDEFTGLPPALTPPAPHSPLTACQQAAFQDFDFVSERFLEP; this is translated from the exons ATGGCCAGAATCCCGCGGAATGTTGGATCAGAGGGAGCCGCTGGGGCGCGGGGCCTCGGGCTTGGGGTCCGGGGCGCTGGAGCGGTGCGGACGGGAGGCGGCGCTGGTCTCCCGGGTCCGGGCGGGCCAGCGGGTCTCGGGAGGGGGCGCCCGATCCCGCGTCTCCGGCGCCACTTCCCGGGAAGTTTCAAGTTTGAAAGTCCTGGCGGAGGGGCCGCGGCTTCCGGGACTGGAGTGGCGGAGAGGAGGGCCTGGAGCGGCCGGAGCGGCGCCATGGAGGAGGGGGCGCCGCGGCAG CCTGGACCGAGCCAGTGGCCCCCAGAGGATGAGAAGGAGGTGATCCGCCGGGCCATCCAGAAGGAGCTGAAGATCAAGGAGGGGGTGGAGAACCTGCGGCGCGTGGCCACAGACCGCCGCCACCTGGGCCACGTGCAGCAGCTGCTGCGGTCCTCCAACCGCCGCCTGGAGCAGCTGCATGGGGAGCTTCGGGAGCTGCACGCCCGAATCCTGCTGCCTGGCCCCGGGCCTGGCCTGGCTG AGCCTGTGGCCTCGGGAACCCGGCCGTGGGCAGAGCAGCTCAGGGCTCGACACCTGGAGGCCCTCCAGAGGCAGCTGCAGGTGGAGCTGAAGGTGAAGCAGGGGGCTGAGAACATGACCCACACATGCGCCAGTGGCACCCCCAAG GAGAGGAAGCTCCTGGCAGCCGCCCAGCAGATGCTACGAGATAGCCAGCTGAAGGTGGCCCTGCTTCGGATGAAGATCAGCAGCCTGGAGGCCAGTGGGTCCCCAGAGCCAG GGCCTGAGCTGCTGGCGGACGAGCTACAGCATCGACTGCATGTTGAGGCAGCCGTGGCCGAGGGCGCCAAGAACGTGGTGAAACTGCTCGGTAGCCGGAGAACGCAGGACCGCAAGGCGCTGGCTGAG GCTCAGGCCCAGCTCCAGGAGTCCTCCCAGAAACTGGACCTCCTGCGGCTGGCCTTGGAGCAGCTGCTGGAGCGACTGCCTCCCACCCACCCTTTGCGCAGCAGAGTGGCCCGAGAGCTGCGGACTGCGGTCCCTGGATACCCCCAGCCTTCAGGGACACCTGTGAAGCCCACTGCCCTGACAG gGACGTTGCAGGTTCGTCTCCTAGGCTGTGAACAGTTGCTGACCACCGTGCCTGGACGCTCCCCGGTGGCCGCGCTGGCTGGCAGCCCTTCCGAGGGCTGGCTTCGGACCAGGGCCAAGCAGCAGCGAGGCCGAGGCGAGCTTGCCA GCGAGGTGCTGGCCGTGCTAAAGGTGGACAACCGCGTTGTGGGCCAGACGAGTTGGGGGCAGGTGGCTGAACAGTCCTGGAACCAGACCTTCGTCATCCCACTGGAGCGA GCCCGTGAGCTGGAGATTGGGGTGCATTGGCGGGACTGGCGGCAGCTCTGTGGCGTGGCCTTCCTGAGACTTGAGGACTTCCTGGACAATGCCTGTCACCAACTGTCCCTCAGCCTGGTACCGCAGGGGCTGCTTTTTGCCCAG GTGACCTTCTGCGATCCTGTCATTGAGAGGCGGCCCCGGCTGCGGAGGCAGAAACGCATCTTCTCTAAACGCAGAG GCCAGGACTTCCTAAGGGCTTCGCAGATGAACCTCAGCATGGCAGCCTGGGGGCGTCTCGTCATGAACCTACTGCCCCCTTGCAGCTCCCCGAGCACCATCAGCCCTCCCAAAGGGTGCCCTCGGACCCCGGCAACACCTCGAGAGGCCTctgaccctcccacccccag TAATTTCCTGCCCAAGAAGACCCCCTTGGGCGAAGAGATGATGCCCCCACCCAAGCCTCCACGCCTCTACCTCCCCCAGGAGCCAACATCCGAGGAGACTCCG CGCACCAAACGCCCCCATATGGAGCCTAGGACTCGGCGTGGGCCGTCTTCGCCAGCCTCCTCCACCAG GAAACCGCCTCGGCTTCAGGACTTCCGCTGCTTGGCTGTGCTGGGCCGGGGACACTTTGGGAAG GTCCTCCTGGTCCAGTTCAAGGGGACGGGGAAATACTACGCCATCAAAGCGCTGAAGAAGCAGGAGGTGCTCGGCCGGGACGAGATAGACAG CCTGTACTGCGAGAAGCGGATCCTGGAGGCTGTGGGTCGCACAGGGCACCCCTTCCTGCTCTCCCTCCTTGCGTGCTTCCAGACCTCCAGCCATGCCTGCTTCGTGACTGAGTTTGTGCCCGGTGGTGACCTCATGATGCAGATCCACGAGGATGTCTTCCCGGAGCCCCAGGCCCG CTTCTACCTGGCTTGTGTTGTCCTGGGGCTGCAGTTCTTACATGAGAAGAAGATCATTTACAG GGATCTGAAGTTGGATAATCTTCTGCTGGACGCTCAGGGATTTCTGAAGATCGCAGACTTTGGACTCTGCAAGGAAG GGATTGGCTTTGGGGACCGGACTAGCACCTTCTGTGGCACCCCGGAGTTCCTGGCTCCCGAGGTGCTGACACAGGAGGCGTATACTCGGGCTGTGGACTGGTGGGGGCTGGGCGTGCTGCTCTATGAGATGCTGGTGGGCGAG TGCCCGTTCCCAGGGGACACCGAGGAGGAGGTGTTTGATTGCATCGTGAACACGGATGCCCCCTACCCTGGCTTTCTGTCAGTGCAAGGGCTTGAGCTCATTCAGAAG CTCCTCCAGAAGTGCCCGGAGAAGCGCCTCGGGGCGGGGGAGCAGGATGCCGAGGAGATCAAGGTCCAGCCATTCTTCAGG ACCATCA
- the PKN3 gene encoding serine/threonine-protein kinase N3 isoform X1, giving the protein MARIPRNVGSEGAAGARGLGLGVRGAGAVRTGGGAGLPGPGGPAGLGRGRPIPRLRRHFPGSFKFESPGGGAAASGTGVAERRAWSGRSGAMEEGAPRQPGPSQWPPEDEKEVIRRAIQKELKIKEGVENLRRVATDRRHLGHVQQLLRSSNRRLEQLHGELRELHARILLPGPGPGLAEPVASGTRPWAEQLRARHLEALQRQLQVELKVKQGAENMTHTCASGTPKERKLLAAAQQMLRDSQLKVALLRMKISSLEASGSPEPGPELLADELQHRLHVEAAVAEGAKNVVKLLGSRRTQDRKALAEAQAQLQESSQKLDLLRLALEQLLERLPPTHPLRSRVARELRTAVPGYPQPSGTPVKPTALTGTLQVRLLGCEQLLTTVPGRSPVAALAGSPSEGWLRTRAKQQRGRGELASEVLAVLKVDNRVVGQTSWGQVAEQSWNQTFVIPLERARELEIGVHWRDWRQLCGVAFLRLEDFLDNACHQLSLSLVTFCDPVIERRPRLRRQKRIFSKRRGQDFLRASQMNLSMAAWGRLVMNLLPPCSSPSTISPPKGCPRTPATPREASDPPTPSNFLPKKTPLGEEMMPPPKPPRLYLPQEPTSEETPRTKRPHMEPRTRRGPSSPASSTRKPPRLQDFRCLAVLGRGHFGKVLLVQFKGTGKYYAIKALKKQEVLGRDEIDSLYCEKRILEAVGRTGHPFLLSLLACFQTSSHACFVTEFVPGGDLMMQIHEDVFPEPQARFYLACVVLGLQFLHEKKIIYRDLKLDNLLLDAQGFLKIADFGLCKEGIGFGDRTSTFCGTPEFLAPEVLTQEAYTRAVDWWGLGVLLYEMLVGECPFPGDTEEEVFDCIVNTDAPYPGFLSVQGLELIQKLLQKCPEKRLGAGEQDAEEIKVQPFFRTINWQALLARTVRPPFVPTLYGPADLRYFEDEFTGLPPALTPPAPHSPLTACQQAAFQDFDFVSERFLEP; this is encoded by the exons ATGGCCAGAATCCCGCGGAATGTTGGATCAGAGGGAGCCGCTGGGGCGCGGGGCCTCGGGCTTGGGGTCCGGGGCGCTGGAGCGGTGCGGACGGGAGGCGGCGCTGGTCTCCCGGGTCCGGGCGGGCCAGCGGGTCTCGGGAGGGGGCGCCCGATCCCGCGTCTCCGGCGCCACTTCCCGGGAAGTTTCAAGTTTGAAAGTCCTGGCGGAGGGGCCGCGGCTTCCGGGACTGGAGTGGCGGAGAGGAGGGCCTGGAGCGGCCGGAGCGGCGCCATGGAGGAGGGGGCGCCGCGGCAG CCTGGACCGAGCCAGTGGCCCCCAGAGGATGAGAAGGAGGTGATCCGCCGGGCCATCCAGAAGGAGCTGAAGATCAAGGAGGGGGTGGAGAACCTGCGGCGCGTGGCCACAGACCGCCGCCACCTGGGCCACGTGCAGCAGCTGCTGCGGTCCTCCAACCGCCGCCTGGAGCAGCTGCATGGGGAGCTTCGGGAGCTGCACGCCCGAATCCTGCTGCCTGGCCCCGGGCCTGGCCTGGCTG AGCCTGTGGCCTCGGGAACCCGGCCGTGGGCAGAGCAGCTCAGGGCTCGACACCTGGAGGCCCTCCAGAGGCAGCTGCAGGTGGAGCTGAAGGTGAAGCAGGGGGCTGAGAACATGACCCACACATGCGCCAGTGGCACCCCCAAG GAGAGGAAGCTCCTGGCAGCCGCCCAGCAGATGCTACGAGATAGCCAGCTGAAGGTGGCCCTGCTTCGGATGAAGATCAGCAGCCTGGAGGCCAGTGGGTCCCCAGAGCCAG GGCCTGAGCTGCTGGCGGACGAGCTACAGCATCGACTGCATGTTGAGGCAGCCGTGGCCGAGGGCGCCAAGAACGTGGTGAAACTGCTCGGTAGCCGGAGAACGCAGGACCGCAAGGCGCTGGCTGAG GCTCAGGCCCAGCTCCAGGAGTCCTCCCAGAAACTGGACCTCCTGCGGCTGGCCTTGGAGCAGCTGCTGGAGCGACTGCCTCCCACCCACCCTTTGCGCAGCAGAGTGGCCCGAGAGCTGCGGACTGCGGTCCCTGGATACCCCCAGCCTTCAGGGACACCTGTGAAGCCCACTGCCCTGACAG gGACGTTGCAGGTTCGTCTCCTAGGCTGTGAACAGTTGCTGACCACCGTGCCTGGACGCTCCCCGGTGGCCGCGCTGGCTGGCAGCCCTTCCGAGGGCTGGCTTCGGACCAGGGCCAAGCAGCAGCGAGGCCGAGGCGAGCTTGCCA GCGAGGTGCTGGCCGTGCTAAAGGTGGACAACCGCGTTGTGGGCCAGACGAGTTGGGGGCAGGTGGCTGAACAGTCCTGGAACCAGACCTTCGTCATCCCACTGGAGCGA GCCCGTGAGCTGGAGATTGGGGTGCATTGGCGGGACTGGCGGCAGCTCTGTGGCGTGGCCTTCCTGAGACTTGAGGACTTCCTGGACAATGCCTGTCACCAACTGTCCCTCAGCCTG GTGACCTTCTGCGATCCTGTCATTGAGAGGCGGCCCCGGCTGCGGAGGCAGAAACGCATCTTCTCTAAACGCAGAG GCCAGGACTTCCTAAGGGCTTCGCAGATGAACCTCAGCATGGCAGCCTGGGGGCGTCTCGTCATGAACCTACTGCCCCCTTGCAGCTCCCCGAGCACCATCAGCCCTCCCAAAGGGTGCCCTCGGACCCCGGCAACACCTCGAGAGGCCTctgaccctcccacccccag TAATTTCCTGCCCAAGAAGACCCCCTTGGGCGAAGAGATGATGCCCCCACCCAAGCCTCCACGCCTCTACCTCCCCCAGGAGCCAACATCCGAGGAGACTCCG CGCACCAAACGCCCCCATATGGAGCCTAGGACTCGGCGTGGGCCGTCTTCGCCAGCCTCCTCCACCAG GAAACCGCCTCGGCTTCAGGACTTCCGCTGCTTGGCTGTGCTGGGCCGGGGACACTTTGGGAAG GTCCTCCTGGTCCAGTTCAAGGGGACGGGGAAATACTACGCCATCAAAGCGCTGAAGAAGCAGGAGGTGCTCGGCCGGGACGAGATAGACAG CCTGTACTGCGAGAAGCGGATCCTGGAGGCTGTGGGTCGCACAGGGCACCCCTTCCTGCTCTCCCTCCTTGCGTGCTTCCAGACCTCCAGCCATGCCTGCTTCGTGACTGAGTTTGTGCCCGGTGGTGACCTCATGATGCAGATCCACGAGGATGTCTTCCCGGAGCCCCAGGCCCG CTTCTACCTGGCTTGTGTTGTCCTGGGGCTGCAGTTCTTACATGAGAAGAAGATCATTTACAG GGATCTGAAGTTGGATAATCTTCTGCTGGACGCTCAGGGATTTCTGAAGATCGCAGACTTTGGACTCTGCAAGGAAG GGATTGGCTTTGGGGACCGGACTAGCACCTTCTGTGGCACCCCGGAGTTCCTGGCTCCCGAGGTGCTGACACAGGAGGCGTATACTCGGGCTGTGGACTGGTGGGGGCTGGGCGTGCTGCTCTATGAGATGCTGGTGGGCGAG TGCCCGTTCCCAGGGGACACCGAGGAGGAGGTGTTTGATTGCATCGTGAACACGGATGCCCCCTACCCTGGCTTTCTGTCAGTGCAAGGGCTTGAGCTCATTCAGAAG CTCCTCCAGAAGTGCCCGGAGAAGCGCCTCGGGGCGGGGGAGCAGGATGCCGAGGAGATCAAGGTCCAGCCATTCTTCAGG ACCATCA
- the PKN3 gene encoding serine/threonine-protein kinase N3 isoform X3, translated as MEHREPGPSQWPPEDEKEVIRRAIQKELKIKEGVENLRRVATDRRHLGHVQQLLRSSNRRLEQLHGELRELHARILLPGPGPGLAEPVASGTRPWAEQLRARHLEALQRQLQVELKVKQGAENMTHTCASGTPKERKLLAAAQQMLRDSQLKVALLRMKISSLEASGSPEPGPELLADELQHRLHVEAAVAEGAKNVVKLLGSRRTQDRKALAEAQAQLQESSQKLDLLRLALEQLLERLPPTHPLRSRVARELRTAVPGYPQPSGTPVKPTALTGTLQVRLLGCEQLLTTVPGRSPVAALAGSPSEGWLRTRAKQQRGRGELASEVLAVLKVDNRVVGQTSWGQVAEQSWNQTFVIPLERARELEIGVHWRDWRQLCGVAFLRLEDFLDNACHQLSLSLVPQGLLFAQVTFCDPVIERRPRLRRQKRIFSKRRGQDFLRASQMNLSMAAWGRLVMNLLPPCSSPSTISPPKGCPRTPATPREASDPPTPSNFLPKKTPLGEEMMPPPKPPRLYLPQEPTSEETPRTKRPHMEPRTRRGPSSPASSTRKPPRLQDFRCLAVLGRGHFGKVLLVQFKGTGKYYAIKALKKQEVLGRDEIDSLYCEKRILEAVGRTGHPFLLSLLACFQTSSHACFVTEFVPGGDLMMQIHEDVFPEPQARFYLACVVLGLQFLHEKKIIYRDLKLDNLLLDAQGFLKIADFGLCKEGIGFGDRTSTFCGTPEFLAPEVLTQEAYTRAVDWWGLGVLLYEMLVGECPFPGDTEEEVFDCIVNTDAPYPGFLSVQGLELIQKLLQKCPEKRLGAGEQDAEEIKVQPFFRTINWQALLARTVRPPFVPTLYGPADLRYFEDEFTGLPPALTPPAPHSPLTACQQAAFQDFDFVSERFLEP; from the exons ATGGAACACAGAGAG CCTGGACCGAGCCAGTGGCCCCCAGAGGATGAGAAGGAGGTGATCCGCCGGGCCATCCAGAAGGAGCTGAAGATCAAGGAGGGGGTGGAGAACCTGCGGCGCGTGGCCACAGACCGCCGCCACCTGGGCCACGTGCAGCAGCTGCTGCGGTCCTCCAACCGCCGCCTGGAGCAGCTGCATGGGGAGCTTCGGGAGCTGCACGCCCGAATCCTGCTGCCTGGCCCCGGGCCTGGCCTGGCTG AGCCTGTGGCCTCGGGAACCCGGCCGTGGGCAGAGCAGCTCAGGGCTCGACACCTGGAGGCCCTCCAGAGGCAGCTGCAGGTGGAGCTGAAGGTGAAGCAGGGGGCTGAGAACATGACCCACACATGCGCCAGTGGCACCCCCAAG GAGAGGAAGCTCCTGGCAGCCGCCCAGCAGATGCTACGAGATAGCCAGCTGAAGGTGGCCCTGCTTCGGATGAAGATCAGCAGCCTGGAGGCCAGTGGGTCCCCAGAGCCAG GGCCTGAGCTGCTGGCGGACGAGCTACAGCATCGACTGCATGTTGAGGCAGCCGTGGCCGAGGGCGCCAAGAACGTGGTGAAACTGCTCGGTAGCCGGAGAACGCAGGACCGCAAGGCGCTGGCTGAG GCTCAGGCCCAGCTCCAGGAGTCCTCCCAGAAACTGGACCTCCTGCGGCTGGCCTTGGAGCAGCTGCTGGAGCGACTGCCTCCCACCCACCCTTTGCGCAGCAGAGTGGCCCGAGAGCTGCGGACTGCGGTCCCTGGATACCCCCAGCCTTCAGGGACACCTGTGAAGCCCACTGCCCTGACAG gGACGTTGCAGGTTCGTCTCCTAGGCTGTGAACAGTTGCTGACCACCGTGCCTGGACGCTCCCCGGTGGCCGCGCTGGCTGGCAGCCCTTCCGAGGGCTGGCTTCGGACCAGGGCCAAGCAGCAGCGAGGCCGAGGCGAGCTTGCCA GCGAGGTGCTGGCCGTGCTAAAGGTGGACAACCGCGTTGTGGGCCAGACGAGTTGGGGGCAGGTGGCTGAACAGTCCTGGAACCAGACCTTCGTCATCCCACTGGAGCGA GCCCGTGAGCTGGAGATTGGGGTGCATTGGCGGGACTGGCGGCAGCTCTGTGGCGTGGCCTTCCTGAGACTTGAGGACTTCCTGGACAATGCCTGTCACCAACTGTCCCTCAGCCTGGTACCGCAGGGGCTGCTTTTTGCCCAG GTGACCTTCTGCGATCCTGTCATTGAGAGGCGGCCCCGGCTGCGGAGGCAGAAACGCATCTTCTCTAAACGCAGAG GCCAGGACTTCCTAAGGGCTTCGCAGATGAACCTCAGCATGGCAGCCTGGGGGCGTCTCGTCATGAACCTACTGCCCCCTTGCAGCTCCCCGAGCACCATCAGCCCTCCCAAAGGGTGCCCTCGGACCCCGGCAACACCTCGAGAGGCCTctgaccctcccacccccag TAATTTCCTGCCCAAGAAGACCCCCTTGGGCGAAGAGATGATGCCCCCACCCAAGCCTCCACGCCTCTACCTCCCCCAGGAGCCAACATCCGAGGAGACTCCG CGCACCAAACGCCCCCATATGGAGCCTAGGACTCGGCGTGGGCCGTCTTCGCCAGCCTCCTCCACCAG GAAACCGCCTCGGCTTCAGGACTTCCGCTGCTTGGCTGTGCTGGGCCGGGGACACTTTGGGAAG GTCCTCCTGGTCCAGTTCAAGGGGACGGGGAAATACTACGCCATCAAAGCGCTGAAGAAGCAGGAGGTGCTCGGCCGGGACGAGATAGACAG CCTGTACTGCGAGAAGCGGATCCTGGAGGCTGTGGGTCGCACAGGGCACCCCTTCCTGCTCTCCCTCCTTGCGTGCTTCCAGACCTCCAGCCATGCCTGCTTCGTGACTGAGTTTGTGCCCGGTGGTGACCTCATGATGCAGATCCACGAGGATGTCTTCCCGGAGCCCCAGGCCCG CTTCTACCTGGCTTGTGTTGTCCTGGGGCTGCAGTTCTTACATGAGAAGAAGATCATTTACAG GGATCTGAAGTTGGATAATCTTCTGCTGGACGCTCAGGGATTTCTGAAGATCGCAGACTTTGGACTCTGCAAGGAAG GGATTGGCTTTGGGGACCGGACTAGCACCTTCTGTGGCACCCCGGAGTTCCTGGCTCCCGAGGTGCTGACACAGGAGGCGTATACTCGGGCTGTGGACTGGTGGGGGCTGGGCGTGCTGCTCTATGAGATGCTGGTGGGCGAG TGCCCGTTCCCAGGGGACACCGAGGAGGAGGTGTTTGATTGCATCGTGAACACGGATGCCCCCTACCCTGGCTTTCTGTCAGTGCAAGGGCTTGAGCTCATTCAGAAG CTCCTCCAGAAGTGCCCGGAGAAGCGCCTCGGGGCGGGGGAGCAGGATGCCGAGGAGATCAAGGTCCAGCCATTCTTCAGG ACCATCA